The stretch of DNA ACCCCTAACAAATTTCCAGTAGGAAAATAGGCTCCCCCAACCAGTAAATGTAATTGCCTGGTAATATAATTCCTTTTTTAACCCTAAAATGATATTCGAGACTCAGAGCCAAAACAGTTGCTGTCAAGCCTCCCATTGTGAACAGTGTCACACCTGTCATTCTTCAGGTTACTGAAGAGAACAGGAAACCCCCTCTGAAACAGGCTGAAAGCTGTTTCACCTCTCTAAAAGACATCCTCTTCAGGTAATACAAAGTCACTCCCTTCTGGTTCTTATTCTCACTTTGACTGTCACCCTGCAGGAAGTGGCTGCAAGAGAGGAAACCTAAGGCTTGGAGTCCTGCTTGTCTGGCTGGTCTTTCGGCAATGGTGAAATGAAGATCTTCTCTGGGACAGGGTTAGGGCAGGAGTCCTGAAGTACAGGGGTAAAATGATAGAGGCCACTGTGCTCCCTTTCAGAGGTGATGGGAGAGactgggcagtgcctggggggaagggctggaggaaCTCCAGGAATCTTAAATTATTTCAGGTTGTGTTGGGGGTTAAAGTCTGAGGCACTGGTACTGTATATAttgtattaaaaattttaaCTAAGTATCTACACAAGGTAGCTAATACTCATCCTAAACTTATGTTGATGGCAGACAGGTAGGTGATAGATGGCGTTTGTAAGATACTCACAGAACCCACAGACCTCCCTGGGTACTTTGTGAGCAGAGTGAGTGATGCCCTTTTTTCTATTAAACCTAAAAGGtccacattttatttaattttaattttaattttaattttaattttaattttaattttaattttaataatactaatactaatactaatactaatactactaataataataattctttcACAAAGGAGTGAGATTCAAAAGGCCAGCAGTTTACGTTAATTCCGTTGGCTGGAATCTCCGGGAAGAGCACCGTGGATCTGTAGGGAATGTAGGCGACACGGCTGGGGGAGCAGCGCCGCCTGCGGGCTGGCGCGGGGACTGCGTGCCCACCTCGGAGCCAGGCGTGGCTGCAGCGCTCCCGCGCTCTGCGTCACTTAAACACCAGAGCTTTTCCGACGTGTGCTTAGCGAATTAGGGAGTGGTTTCGGTGATGCAGCTTTTGTATATGCCCGTGATATTATTTTAATACAGTTTTAAAATCAAGCCTGTTACTGAGCCACGTTTTGTTCTGCATTTGCTGCTGACTAAGGATCTATAAAAGCCTTGTGTGGATTTCACCTACTTATCTTAAAACTTTAAATCACGAGTCTGCCTATATCGTTGTATATGTTTAACAAATATGAGCATTTTTCACAAGGGTGGTCAAATGAGTGATGTCGTGGAAGAAAACTGCAAGGAAAGCAGTGCTTCTCAGGAAacctctgcagaaaaaaatgtgtctccTGCTAAGGACTGCTCAATAGGACACAAAAAATTGGTATGACTTCTCCAGTACTATTTTATTATCAAGATACTTACAATCGCCTTCAATTTCTTCAGtcattacagaaaataaaagctggaGTCAAGAGAGAAATATCAGTAACAACAGTGAAATGGATTAAGTTTGCAGAACAGTGATTTAGAGGGCTAAAAGCAATTCTAAGGAAGTAGGGAAATACAATAGTAGTCTTAGAGAAAGGACTATCATCATACCTTATTATCCTTTTACTACTTAAAGTTTCATTATTTATGATCATGAATGGTGATGATGCTGGAAATCTACCCCTAAGTTCAAAGCAGACATGTCAGAGTAAGGTAGTACATGAGACTGCCCTGTATATTTTCAGGAGGATGCAGCTGAAGATGCACAGCATCAACCACCTTGTAAAAAAGTGTAACCAAGTGCATGGATATTTCTGAATCACTGTATCAGCAGGCTGGTCTGAACCACCACTGCTTTGCCCTGAGAAACAGTGAAAGCACTCAGATGTATGTGGAAAATCATTGTGGATTCTCAAAGGAATGATGCCTTCCAGGGAAGCTAAAAAATTACAAGGCAGTTCCACTTACAtaacaggagaaaaatatttgtatgtatttttgtgccttttcataATGAATGACAAGTGTATGGTGAAAGTTCATAGTCATTGTCCAAAGGGAAATTGTTTGACATGATGCTTATGTTTGTTTGCAGAGACTTCAGAAATATCTGTCAACATACATGGACTATGTGGAATAGTAATACACGGAGATAATGTTTTAGCTTCCAAAAGTATTCAGCCATTTTAGCTAATTGCAAACATGAATTCTATAAAATTGGCAGAAAAATGCATCCTCCTCTTTCTCAGAAAACTGTGCTTAGTTgagctgctttgtttttgtctgtgtgttgaggtttttttctcacatttctcACTTGTGCAAATACTTCCTTACTGTATTAGTTGCTCCTTCAGACATTTTTCTTGTCCTCAGATTGTTTGGACAAAGTTTCTAGGCATCTGAGGGAACAGTGAAAATAAGAGTGAATCCATTTGAGATGCTTATAATCATAGtatttgtttttacattttagGTGAAAATTGAGGAACAAAACACATAATTCTGTCTCTCACATGGCAACTTGCAAACCCCATGCTACTGCACCAGAGTCATGTGTTCAGAGTAATGGTTGCCCCATCTCTGGTCAGAATACACAGTCGGTAAAAGGAATACTTGATTAATAGTTAGACAagcaaacattttaaacaaTCAACTTGATCTTATAAGTTATCaggaatataaattttaatgtCATTCAAAAGCCAGTGAGGACACTTGGCTgctaataaatacattttccaaTTGTACTAATTACAAACTTTCTGTTGTTTACTTATAGCAAAAACTCGAGAAACAATTAAAATGCTTAACCTTTCAAAATCCAGGACCTCAGGTAGCTGACTTCAATCCTGAAACTagacagcagaaaaagaaagcatgcATGTCAcagatgaaacaaaattttttgTATGAGTCCAAGTAAGATCTCTAATTTATTAAccaatttactttaaaaaatggcTGGTAGGCTGTTCACTGAatctaaataaattaaaaaaagcattGTATTTTGCAGAATGATTTCTTATTACTCTTGAAAGCCATGTTGGAAAAGCAAGATTTTTTCTGTGTGACTTTAAGGGAATTTTGATATAGTATGGCATACGTTAATTTTTTAGTACCAATGGCTGTTGCAATTAGGATATAATGCTGatatttaattttgctgtgAGTTTGTTAAAGACTAAATACTTGTACACACATATTTTCTACATGTGTTTGATTTAGTCTCTGAATATGTTGAAGCATTGTCTgacaatttttgttttctttcacagatTTACAAAGAAGTATGACAAACATGGCAGGCTGCTTTGTAATGACATAGATTTATGTGATTGCCTGGAAATGGACTGCTTGGGTTGCTTCTATCCTTGTCCCAAATGCAATTCAAACAAATGTGGACCAGAATGTCGCTGCAATAGAAAATGGGTTTATGATACAATTGAGACTGAAGCTGGGGATGTGATCAGTGCACTACCATTTTTTGTCCCTGACTGATTATGTTCTGTTAGTTTTTGTGCCTGAACATTGTTCCTTCATGTTTTATTGAAGTAAATCTTGGTTTTATGAATTGTCTCTAGTGAAGTACCTGGCAGTGGTACTTGTACTTCTTTATTGCTGCCTACCTAGCAAACTTTACCATTTCCCGTAAAGTAAAAGTGTGTATTTCATTCTTCTTTATCCTTGTGAGCTTTGCTAAGGCACCTAGTCAATCCTTTCTAAATCCTGACTTTCTAAAATTGAAGGTGTCTGAACTGTTACGGGAAGATAATTTTCTTACTCTGAGAAGCTGAACTGCATTACTTGTAATGAGGGTTTTTCGCCAATTTCCCTGCTTGTTCATTTACTCAGATGTGTGACACAGCTCCTTCTTTTGTGTAGGCTTTTCCAAAGAGCCTTTTCATCCTGATGCACTCATTCCTCATATAGGTAAGGCAGGAGGCATTTGAGATAACACTGTCCTTTGAAACTAGGTCACTCTTTTTCACGTTCATCTGTATATTAAGCAAAGGAGAGTGGAAACAACTCTCAGCAATTCTTCCTTGCTGCCCAGGCTGAAAAACTGAAACCAACATGTTCAGTCAGCACTATTTTTTTATAGCATGTGGCACATTAAATGTCCACCAGTCATCAATTATATGGCTGAACAGACtggatatttttccttctggacAGGAAAATCTCTTTAGTTCCAGAAGCTTCCTTGTCATGTAAGACATGACAGATTTTAAATACAATAACTTACACCCAGTCTTCCTATGAAATAGGTATTCTCATTAATGATAGGCATCCACTCCCTTTCTGAGGAGGGAGGGTTCCTCTGGATCTTGAAGGCAAGAAGGCTGCAGATGGTTGCAGTGGATTTCCAGGAGCATGCTGCTGGTGAGGGAATCATTCCTTGGGCCTACTCCTTGTTCATTTTTGAGGAGACTCTCCCAACTTTGAATATGTCACCACTTTTCTCCCTTACCACAGGCCATTCTCTGTGACAAAGACCTACTGCTCCAAGACAAAAACATCTCCCAATACAAGAAACTTGGGAACAGATCCCAAGAATGTCTTACACCAAAATCTCCTTCTGACTTGCTACCTTGGAAAGATTTTTTGTTCCTCTCAATTGATGACACCTTAAGCTTATATCATGCAGGCGGCATGGGCAACAagctggaggagatggaagCCATTGTGCAGTGGGAATGCTGTGACACTGTCACCATCAGTGAAACATGGTGGGACAACTTGCACAACTGGAGTGCTGTGATAGATGGCTGCAAACTTTTCACGAAGGGATGGGTGGGGGAGGAGAGGTGGGGAGGTAGCCATGTATGTTAGGAAGAGTTTCAGTTGTCTCAAGCTTAATGATTGTAGCAATAGGGTTGAGTGTTTCTGGGCAAGGATCAGAGGGAAGGACAACAAGGCAGATATCCTGGTAGGAATCTGTTGTAGACCACCAACCAGGATGGAGAGGCAGATGAGATATTCTATAAGCAGTCACAATCTCTTGCCCTTTTTCTCAAGGGGGTCTTCAGCTTTCCAGATGCCTACTGTTGATACAATatagcagagagggaaaaagagtCCAGGAAGTTCCTGGAGTATATGTAAGACCATTTTCTGACACAGCAAGTCACCCGAGGGGAGGCACCTGTTGAGTCAGTTCTTTGTGAACAGAAAAGAACTAGAGGGTGATATAAATGGTCTGAAGCAATCTTGGGCACAGTGATCATGAAATGATAGAATTTTCAATTctcagagaaaaaaggaaagggatcAGCATAACTGCCGTCTTGGATTTAGGAAGGTCTGTCAAGGGGCCTGGTTGTCAAAATCACTTAGGAAGCAGTCCTGAATGGCAAAGGAGACCAGGTCTTTCAAGAAGGAAGTCTTCAGGGTGCAGCCTGTCCTCAGGTGCCAAACGACAAGCTGATATGGAAGAAGGCCATCCTAGATGAACAGAGAACTTTGGCTGGGTAAGGAGAATATATCACCTTTGGAAGAAGGGGAAGGCAATTTAGGAGGACCACAAGGATGTGGTGAGGTTatgcagaaaaagagagagaagggatAAAGTGCAGAAATTAATCTGGCTACTGCTGTAAAAGACAACATAAATGTTTTTATGAATTCAccaaatgtttttataaatacatggaaaaatGTTTGGACAATGTTCTCAAGCACATGGTATCACTCTtgggatgtcctgtgcaggactAAAAGTTAGACTTCATGAGCCTTGTGATCCCTTATgactcagcatattctgtgattctgtgatcacgAAAAAAAAGGAGAGCTAAGGAGGATCTCCTTACCTCATGGATGTGGGAGATGCATTATgacaaaggatgaggaaaaagcaGAGTTAGTTAGTGCCATCTTCGCTTCTGTCTTTAATAGCAAGACAGATTTTTGTTTGGATACCCAGCCTCATGAACTGGAAGACAGGGATGTGTCACTAGTGGACACAAAATAGGAGCGTGGATTCAATTACAGCAGGCAGAAGTATCATCCAGAGAAGgctttatttcatgttttttcaGACCCTTTTTTGAGGCGCTCCAATACAGGTTTAACCTGATTGGTAAAGAGAACTTCTCTCGACCCATTGGTGAGACAAGAGAAAACACTCAAGACATCTGTACAATATTGTTTTGGGAACCAAAAACCTATTTAcaaaaacagtccttgagagagaaatgttcccaaaagactttcccttgggaacaggtcagccactgacaggctgaaaactctcTCAGACTCAAAAAATCATatccacagggatggggatcagAATGAAGCCTGCATATTAAAGGGGTCATGACCACTGACCTGCTACACCACTTAGACAAACACAAGTTCATGGGGCTGGCTAGGATCCACTGAAAGTTACTGAGGGAACTGTCAGCAAAGTTCACCAAGCTACTTATCATCATGTACCAGCAGTCCTGAATACTAATGAGGTCCCAGATGACAGCAGGTTAGCAAATATTTTGCCAATCTACAGGAAAGGTTAGAAGGAGGATTCAGGGAATTCTAGGCCTGTCAGTCTGGCCTCGGTGCCAGAGAGGGTCATGAAGCATGTGCCTTCACTTGGCATGTAGGGGGCAACCAGGGGATCAGGCACAGCCAGTCTGGGTTTAGGAAgggcaggtcctgcttgacTAACTTGATCTTTTGTGACAGGATGACCCTGCCTAAAGGATACAGAAAAGACTATGGATATGTGTACCTATACttcagtaaagcctttgacactgtTCCCCACAGCACTCTCCTGGAGAAACTGACTGCTCACGGCTTGGACAGGGGCACTGGCCCTGGGTTAGAATCTGTCTGGATGGCCAGGTGCAGAGAGTGAAGGTGAATGGAATTACATCTAGCTGGAGGCTGGGCAGCAGTGGTTTTTCCCATGGCTCAGTgttggggccagtcctgttaAATAACAAGTTTGTGTGCCTCCTCAGTCAGCTCTGAGATGACACTGAGTTGGGTGGGAGCACTGATTTGCCGGAAggtaggaaggctctgcagaggggtcTGCACAGGATGGATTGATGGGCCAAGGCCAATTGGGTGAGATTCAACAAGGTGAGGTGCTGGGTCCTTGGGCCACAACAACCTCATGCAGGAGTTGGAGAAGAgtggctggagagctgcagagaggaaaaggacctgggggtgctggtaaTCAGCAGGTGAACATGAGCcacatttttatataaaaatggtTATGGGATTCCTGTCAAAATGGGGACTTAACATTAGATAACTTAAGTAAACCACAAGGTATTCAGCTTTCCTTCAGTGGTTTAAAAACTACGAAGAGCAATCAGTCCTTGGAAAAGTCAGATCTGTTCTAGAAAGTCTACATATTTCAGTTACAAGACCACTAAACTCTTCCTCCTGGCATAAAATGAACTTCTGCATATGGCAAAGTGCCAATCAATCCCACTGCatcattaaaacatttttttaaaaaataaataatttttgaattCTTTTTCAGACAGTTTTAATTATCCTTTTAAATACCTCCTATAGGACCACATTTGAACTTTGTctattgttgtggttttaaagcagcaactaaaaaaaaatcactagaaaacttacttatttcttgctgtgagatatggattagaacaagagcaaaacaggcttaaaacttaaaaggaataaagaaagtttattaacagaactacaagaataagaacaccagaattaaacctccagaaaacccttttccccccactacctaaccattctcttgttcacatgatcacatagagacaaaaaaacttcgGTGTTTACAACAGTCCCAGTTCTTGCTGTAGTCTTTCCATaagtctttgtagagaaacagaagccttcttctgctaatctatggagtttctcacaagaaaactatttctgttatagctttctatttctctgatgccagctgcccagaaatctgtcatcagttcactcctcccatttcacatcactctgaggtgtgtatgggtcaatgagtctaggaatgtaatttttaaggatgagttattcaaaggcaaaagttctttttatttgtctctgtgagcctccctggaaacagaagttttctctttgcctctatAAAgctacaaatcttcaactattacttctccctctctgtttcagcacctcactgtatcacaatcacTTTACTTTTTGTTCAAAACACTTTGAactactctattcctcccaatatactctgttatgaattaaaggagttttttcagaacactattgtccatctctgtagttttaacagaaaaatatttcagcttattaaagcatctccttattctctacctcttctgaagcttaattcctttctttactgtctctgacagtttataaagtctctttacatgttgtttactctctctctctctggaaaaaaatgattaatctgattaatctgcaagtctcatttgagtaatgaaagggttaaaatcttgcccaggctttgtagatggttctgtgatctctgccggagcagcagctggagttgtctgcgatggaagattcttcatggctgctctggagagtgtggtcactgtctcagcctgccgcaggtcaagagcttttttctttctttactcagcagtctctggtgaattcagtcacaggaaaaactgcagccgagccagggaccggcctggcccggccagagcccggggcaagccccgcaggccccatgtcccggccgggagccgcagcaggctcagcccagcccctgcccaggcagcatggcctgggcaggggatgggaagacagctaaagctcagttacctttcacagccagggaacaaagagacaaagaaattcccaggcttaggtcttaaggtggtgttcacaggttgatctcacttttcaatggttaaaattgctgtcaattcttagaaatggccagctgttggctggGAGAAAATCTCccaccagcc from Poecile atricapillus isolate bPoeAtr1 chromosome Z, bPoeAtr1.hap1, whole genome shotgun sequence encodes:
- the ARL14EPL gene encoding ARL14 effector protein-like, which encodes MSDVVEENCKESSASQETSAEKNVSPAKDCSIGHKKLQKLEKQLKCLTFQNPGPQVADFNPETRQQKKKACMSQMKQNFLYESKFTKKYDKHGRLLCNDIDLCDCLEMDCLGCFYPCPKCNSNKCGPECRCNRKWVYDTIETEAGDVISALPFFVPD